In one Heteronotia binoei isolate CCM8104 ecotype False Entrance Well chromosome 1, APGP_CSIRO_Hbin_v1, whole genome shotgun sequence genomic region, the following are encoded:
- the C1H21orf91 gene encoding protein EURL homolog, with translation MSEEQFVNIDLNDDNICSICKLGTERETLSFCHICFELNIEGIPKSDLLHTRSLRGHRDCFEKFHLIANQSCPQSKLSKSTYAEVKNILSKKINWIIQYAQNKDLDLDSESSKQTQHHLFSFRHQRERKLLPQFDSQVPKYSAKWIDGNSGSISNCTQSILEQRESSDFRLDMLQQTGATFCCSGTLWSSHNQTSQVEKAKTDANTCIRRTPQYSREQLSMMTLGEVQQLSEKLLKQIQDVFEELTQQVQEKDSLASQLNVRHIAIEQLLKNCSKLPCLQMGRAAMKSNISI, from the exons ATGAGTGAAGAGCAGTTTGTTAACATTGACTTGAATGATGATAATATTTGCAGCATATGCAAATTAGGAACGGAAAGAGAGACTCTCTCATTCTGCCACATTTGTTTTGAGCTGAACATTGAAG gAATACCAAAGTCTGATCTTCTGCATACAAGATCATTAAGAGGGCACAGAGACTGCTTTGAGAAATTTCACTTAATAGCAAACCAGAGTTGTCCACAGTCAAAACTCTCCAAGAGCACTTATGCAGAAGTGAAAAACATCTTAAGCAAAAAAATTAACTGGATTATACAGTATGCACAAAACAAAGATTTGGATTTGGATTCTGAAAGTTCCAAGCAAACACAGCACCATCTCTTTAGCTTCAGACATCAAAGAGAGAGAAAACTACTTCCTCAGTTTGATTCCCAGGTTCCTAAATACTCTGCAAAATGGATAGATGGGAATTCTGGGAGTATTTCAAACTGTACACAAAGTATTTTGGAACAAAGAGAATCCAGTGATTTTAGACTTGACATGTTGCAACAAACAGGTGCTACATTTTGTTGCAGTGGTACGTTGTGGTCTAGTCATAACCAAACATCACAGGTGGAAAAAGCTAAAACTGACGCAAACACCTGCATCCGAAGAACTCCCCAGTATAGCAGGGAGCAAT TGAGTATGATGACTCTTGGAGAAGTGCAGCAACTGAGTGAGAAACTCCTCAAGCAAATACAAG ATGTGTTTGAAGAACTAACTCAGCAAGTGCAAGAAAAAGACTCCTTGGCTTCACAGCTCAATGTTCGTCACATCGCCATTGAACAACTGCTCAAGAACTGTTCCAAATTACCATGTCTGCAGATGGGACGGGCAGCAATGAAATCCAATATATCCATATAA